The Acropora muricata isolate sample 2 chromosome 5, ASM3666990v1, whole genome shotgun sequence genome includes a window with the following:
- the LOC136918215 gene encoding uncharacterized protein: MKVNTARSANVAKLLKFANMKLKFHNVGFSPRGKPIFPNAASKRKKNIIGNSATGVSTGRSSPTPAKWRRFRSISCSPALRTRNPLGRLKPPLQRGRPRKFVDKFSPTKSGVSQLRVRFRGWLTRVEEIAEDRGLDFVEKRSRTKAFGIVSKAECDENTLSPLRIVFDVMGFYRIEVFFVVKERGRISSEENAKEVILKVFAPNSPFVVCRGIADYDENGKQLGYDLNCLRKWEMPFKRVDSAKCELLHKPKNRKRRSGDVLYDVCTPCKKLHRNISEALKRKVNGKSRTAPKSNCNWKFLSPKAARKRRNALSQSKRKLKRELKKLRTLQCTLSDQQDHEMRDIASIIERDFSSELQDVIDGSSKKENGKSKVLRAIWEQDVKDRKEFWNDQRRNRNGRNNNRWSIITYRMALAVFCRSPAAYEALSGFSILKLPSQESLKHLRSGYFQADGPNWENLEESAEDYKSLKEEKRNNGLKEPLGWGVLICDEVKVAAKIQWNSRNNEFIGHSLTPDDMVSLHDIYEELNANQKKMRASYVFQFLWRDLSSEFDVIGPYFKSEAGMKHQFVMTCILNTTHAFHLYSFEVMAIVLDGASTNLAAMKYFTMGRAGSYGINDDPSVDEPHHIQAWFTNPFTGTKIFFIPCPSHELKSIIAALSSSKPNGRKHFNLWGTNFGWKQIIAMWNRELDRARRNCMLRVPGLKYRFVFRDAWTRLNVNPAKLMQQDHVIGELKEYAATTPADADQVSMTVQFLEATQSLFEFGILSHEKILDASSSVLTNMEDGFLFFVAWADYCYSEGHNLATPSQTVFLAWQTWDLLRLMYYGFREFCQEFLQRFPGCYIVPLKINGSGIETIFSQLRFSTTGNLSGSNYGYALSALTLRRSLHGHGHGKSKYRNARLYVRQKAIKRKHAKR; encoded by the exons atgaaagtaaacacagcgcggtcagcaaatgttgcaaaattattgaaatttgcaaatatgaaacttAAGTTCCACAACGTGGGGTTTTCCCCGAGAGGAAAACCAATCTTTCCAAATGCTGcctcaaagagaaaaaaaaatattatcgGAAATTCAGCAACAGGGGTTAGCACCGGTAGAAGTTCGCCCACACCTGCCAAATGGCGTCGTTTTCGATCGATTAGTTGTAGTCCAGCGCTTCGTACAAGGAATCCTCTTGGCCGCTTAAAGCCACCTCTGCAAAGAGGTCGTCCCCGGAAATTTGTTGACAAGTTTTCGCCGACAAAAAGCGGGGTAAGTCAACTCCGAGTGCGGTTTCGAGGATGGCTCACACGCGTTGAAGAAATCGCCGAAGACCGTGGCCTTGATTTTGTTGAGAAGAGAAGTCGTACCAAAGCGTTTGGCATAGTTTCTAAAGCAGAGTGCGATGAAAACACTTTATCTCCTCTTCGGATTGTTTTTGACGTAATGGGATTTTATAGGAttgaagttttctttgttgtcaaAGAACGAGGGCGCATCAGCTCCGAAGAAAATGCAAAGGAAGTAATCCTCAAAGTGTTTGCTCCAAATTCTCCTTTCGTAGTATGCCGAGGAATTGCAGACTACGATGAAAACGGCAAACAATTGGGCTACGACCTGAATTGTCTACGAAAATGGGAAATGCCATTCAAGCGTGTGGACAGTGCAAAATGTGAGCTATTACACAAACCCAAAAACAGAAAACGCCGATCTGGGGATGTACTTTATGATGTCTGCACACCGTGCAAGAAATTACACCGAAATATCTCCGAAGCATTGAAGAGGAAGGTGAACGGAAAATCTCGTACAGCCCCAAAGTCAAATTGCAACTGGAAGTTTTTAAGCCCCAAAGCTGCCCGAAAAAG GAGGAATGCCTTGTCACAAAGTAAGAGAAAACTGAAGAGAGAACTAAAGAAACTTAGAACTTTGCAATGCACATTGAGTGATCAGCAGGACCATGAAATGAGGGATATTGCCAGCATCATAGAGAGGGACTTCAGCTCAGAATTGCAAGATGTCATTGATGGTTCTTCCAAAAAAGAGAATGGAAAATCAAAAGTACTAAGAGCGATTTGGGAACAAGATGTGAAAGACAGGAAGGAGTTTTGGAATGATCAAAGGAGAAATA GAAATGGTCGAAACAACAACAGGTGGAGCATTATCACATATCGGATGGCCCTCGCAGTGTTCTGCAGAAGTCCTGCAGCCTATGAAGCTTTGTCAGGATTCAGCATTTTGAAGTTACCATCGCAGGAATCCCTAAAGCACTTGAGGTCAGGGTACTTCCAGGCAGATGGTCCCAACTGGGAAAACTTAGAGGAGTCTGCAGAAGATTACAAGTCCctcaaagaggaaaaaagaaacaatggtCTAAAAGAGCCACTAGGATGGGGTGTATTAATTTGTGATGAGGTCAAAGTTGCGGCCAAAATTCAGTGGAACTCCAGAAATAATGA GTTTATTGGACACTCACTCACTCCAGATGACATGGTGTCACTTCATGACATATATGAAGAGCTGAATGCAAACCAGAAGAAGATGAGGGCATCTTatgtgtttcagtttctttggaGGGATCTAAGCAGTGAATTTGACGTCATTGGGCCCTACTTTAAAAGTGAGGCTGGCATGAAACACCAGTTTGTTATGACGTGCATCCTCAACACAACCCATGCCTTTCATTTATATAGTTTTGAGGTGATGGCAATTGTTCTGGATGGTGCTAGTACCAACTTGGCTGCCATGAAGTACTTCACAATGG GAAGAGCTGGTTCTTATGGAATTAATGATGACCCTTCAGTTGATGAACCACACCACATCCAAGCATGGTTCACAAATCCATTCACAGGAACTAAAATTTTTTTCATCCCTTGTCCATCTCATGAG CTTAAGAGTATCATTGCTGCATTGAGTTCATCAAAACCAAATGGACGGAAGCACTTCAACCTGTGGGGCACCAACTTTGGGTGGAAGCAAATAATTGCTATGTGGAACAGAGAACTGGACAGGGCTAGAAGAAATTGTATGTTGAGGGTGCCTGGGCTCAAGTACCGCTTTGTCTTCAGAGATGCATGGACCAGGCTTAATGTAAACCCTGCTAAACTTATGCAG CAAGATCATGTTATTGGAGAGCTCAAGGAGTATGCAGCAACAACCCCCGCTGATGCTGATCAGGTATCCATGACAGTGCAGTTTCTAGAAGCCACACAATCCCTGTTTGAATTTGGAATTTTGAGTCATGAAAAGATTTTGGATGCATCCAGCTCAGTACTAACTAACATGGAGGATGGATTCCTGTTTTTTGTAGCATGGGCGGACTACTGCTATAGCGAAG GTCATAACCTTGCAACACCTTCACAAACAGTCTTTTTGGCATGGCAG ACATGGGATCTTCTTCGACTGATGTACTATGGGTTCAGAGAATTTTGCCAGGAGTTTCTACAAAGGTTTCCCGGTTGTTACATAGTACCGCTGAAGATCAATGGGAGTGGGATAGAAACAATCTTCTCTCAACTGAGGTTCTCAACTACCGGCAACCTATCCGGGAGTAATTATGGCTATGCCCTTTCTGCACTGACCCTTAGAAGGTCTTTACATGGACATGGCCATGGTAAATCCAAATACCGCAATGCTCGGTTATACGTCAGGCAGAAGGCCATCAAACGAAAGCATGCAAAGAGATGA
- the LOC136918219 gene encoding acid ceramidase-like isoform X1, translating to MTLMIPPDKSSYFVSSRQRNGALLGFLADCIVFWSSFVVSRMELCWVFLLSALFFGAVSSFQFSDQECVTDAYPPEERKLGWEVVNLDLPADQRYNDLAEKRTPQILNLLRFVKNFTSFILHGKLFNFVDKDLGPLADTLPAPYGDEIKGLSKATGIPLGEVVLYNIFYEIFTVCTSIVAEDKTGNIFQARNLDFGLFLGWDVQNNTWMISEILRTLIVNIDYQRQEKTVFKSVTFAGYVGVISGMKPGVLTLTLNERFNIDGGYIGILEWILGKRTAKWTSFLSRDVLEKATSYEEARDMLINEEILAPVYYIIGGTKSGQGMVITRSRTKSLHPMSLDSSNGSWYVLQTNYDNWKPPFVIDDRRTPGKACMDKMGQVKASFRELYNVLSTQPVLNKLTTYTTLMHASTGTVETYIRFCKDPCFPW from the exons ATGACTCTAATGATTCCTCCAGACAAAAGTAGTTATTTCGTCTCCTCTCGTCAGAGGAATGGAGCTCTGTTGGGTTTTCTTGCGGATtgcattgttttttggagcagtttcgTCGTTTCAA GAATGGAGCTCTGTTGGGTTTTCTTGCTGAGtgcattgttttttggagcagtttcaTCGTTCCAA TTTTCAGATCAAGAATGTGTTACTGATGCTTATCCACCGGAGGAAAG GAAATTGGGCTGGGAAGTTGTGAATCTTGATCTTCCAGCAGATCAAAGATACAATGATCTTGCTGAAAAGAGAACACCACAG aTTCTCAACTTGCTGaggtttgtcaaaaatttcaCAAGTTTCATCTTGCATGGAAAGCTGTTTAACTTCGTGGACAAAGACCTT GGTCCTCTCGCAGACACCTTACCAGCTCCGTATGGAGATGAAATCAAAGGATTGTCTAAGGCCACAGGCATCCCTCTAG GTGAAGTTGTCCTGTACAACATCTTTTATGAAATTTTTACTGTTTGTACATCTATTGTTGCTGAAGACAAGACag GGAACATTTTTCAAGCACGCAATTTGGATTTTGGCCTGTTTCTTGG ATGGGATGTACAAAACAACACATGGATGATAAGTGAAATCCTCAGGACTCTCATTGTTAATATCGACTACCAG AGACAGGAAAAAACTGTTTTCAAGTCAGTAACCTTTGCAGGATATGTTGGAGTAATATCTGGAATGAAACCG GGAGTGCTCACACTTACCTTGAATGAACGTTTCAACATAGATGGTGGATATATTG GGATTTTGGAATGGATACTGGGAAAAAGAACTGCTAAGTGGACCAGTTTTCTTTCAAGAGATGTTCTTGAAAAGGCAACCAG TTATGAAGAAGCTCGTGATATGCTGATAAATGAAGAAATTCTAGCTCCAGTTTATTACATTATAGGTGGCACAAAGTCAGGACAG GGTATGGTAATAACACGTTCTCGCACCAAGAGCTTACACCCAATGAG CCTTGACTCATCAAATGGATCCTGGTACGTTCTACAGACAAATTATGACAATTGGAAGCCACCATTTGTGATAGATGATAGACGAACACCT GGCAAGGCCTGCATGGATAAAATGGGCCAGGTG aaagcATCATTTAGGGAACTTTACAATGTTCTGTCAACACAGCCAGTGCTGAACAAG CTTACAACATACACAACATTGATGCATGCCAGCACTGGTACTGTTGAGACTTACATCAGATTTTGCAAAGACCCATGTTTTCCATGGTGA
- the LOC136918219 gene encoding acid ceramidase-like isoform X2, which translates to MELCWVFLLSALFFGAVSSFQFSDQECVTDAYPPEERKLGWEVVNLDLPADQRYNDLAEKRTPQILNLLRFVKNFTSFILHGKLFNFVDKDLGPLADTLPAPYGDEIKGLSKATGIPLGEVVLYNIFYEIFTVCTSIVAEDKTGNIFQARNLDFGLFLGWDVQNNTWMISEILRTLIVNIDYQRQEKTVFKSVTFAGYVGVISGMKPGVLTLTLNERFNIDGGYIGILEWILGKRTAKWTSFLSRDVLEKATSYEEARDMLINEEILAPVYYIIGGTKSGQGMVITRSRTKSLHPMSLDSSNGSWYVLQTNYDNWKPPFVIDDRRTPGKACMDKMGQVKASFRELYNVLSTQPVLNKLTTYTTLMHASTGTVETYIRFCKDPCFPW; encoded by the exons ATGGAGCTCTGTTGGGTTTTCTTGCTGAGtgcattgttttttggagcagtttcaTCGTTCCAA TTTTCAGATCAAGAATGTGTTACTGATGCTTATCCACCGGAGGAAAG GAAATTGGGCTGGGAAGTTGTGAATCTTGATCTTCCAGCAGATCAAAGATACAATGATCTTGCTGAAAAGAGAACACCACAG aTTCTCAACTTGCTGaggtttgtcaaaaatttcaCAAGTTTCATCTTGCATGGAAAGCTGTTTAACTTCGTGGACAAAGACCTT GGTCCTCTCGCAGACACCTTACCAGCTCCGTATGGAGATGAAATCAAAGGATTGTCTAAGGCCACAGGCATCCCTCTAG GTGAAGTTGTCCTGTACAACATCTTTTATGAAATTTTTACTGTTTGTACATCTATTGTTGCTGAAGACAAGACag GGAACATTTTTCAAGCACGCAATTTGGATTTTGGCCTGTTTCTTGG ATGGGATGTACAAAACAACACATGGATGATAAGTGAAATCCTCAGGACTCTCATTGTTAATATCGACTACCAG AGACAGGAAAAAACTGTTTTCAAGTCAGTAACCTTTGCAGGATATGTTGGAGTAATATCTGGAATGAAACCG GGAGTGCTCACACTTACCTTGAATGAACGTTTCAACATAGATGGTGGATATATTG GGATTTTGGAATGGATACTGGGAAAAAGAACTGCTAAGTGGACCAGTTTTCTTTCAAGAGATGTTCTTGAAAAGGCAACCAG TTATGAAGAAGCTCGTGATATGCTGATAAATGAAGAAATTCTAGCTCCAGTTTATTACATTATAGGTGGCACAAAGTCAGGACAG GGTATGGTAATAACACGTTCTCGCACCAAGAGCTTACACCCAATGAG CCTTGACTCATCAAATGGATCCTGGTACGTTCTACAGACAAATTATGACAATTGGAAGCCACCATTTGTGATAGATGATAGACGAACACCT GGCAAGGCCTGCATGGATAAAATGGGCCAGGTG aaagcATCATTTAGGGAACTTTACAATGTTCTGTCAACACAGCCAGTGCTGAACAAG CTTACAACATACACAACATTGATGCATGCCAGCACTGGTACTGTTGAGACTTACATCAGATTTTGCAAAGACCCATGTTTTCCATGGTGA
- the LOC136918218 gene encoding amine oxidase [flavin-containing] B-like, which produces MERSVDVVVVGGGISGLCAAKLLVLDYGISVVVLEARNRVGGRTNTVQDPKFKYVDLGGAYVGPTQNRILRIAKELGIETYKVYNEGSVVELLGGKRRVFSGDFSTWNPIAMLDYYNMIRILDQMGEEIPLDQPWKAPKAKEWDSMTVKEFFDKTCWTNYAKKRMIQVYNDAMAAEPRQMSLLYYLWYLKSADGVLRIAAIENAGQERKFSGGSQQISNKITDKLGDMVILNSPVCRLQQDADHVVVMCENGKRYQAKFVISAMPQALLNSVSFEPPLPPLKNQLIQRIPMGSVIKTVTYYKTAFWREKGLNGVLISDSSPAYVTVDDTKPDGSYPAIMSFIIGDQALYWCTKTQEERKQATCEQYAKAFDSEEALHPTHYIDRNWPAEKYSGGCYVSVMPCGVLTSFGEALRAPIGRVYFAGTETATVWSGYMDGAVQAGERAAREVLHAMGKISEQEIHQTEPPSIDVPPVPCQLTTFQLWLPTVPVVIGTATAITALVGFASIRHYLK; this is translated from the exons ATGGAAAGGTCTGtcgatgttgttgttgtcgggGGAGGAATAAGTGGTCTTTGCGCCGCAAAGCTACTTGTCTTAGATTATGGAATAAGTGTCGTTGTCTTAGAGGCCAGAAATCGAGTCGGTGGACGAACGAACACTGTGCAGGACCCAAAATTCAAATATGTGGACCTCGGCGGAGCCTACGTGGGACCCACCCAGAACAGGATTTTACGAATCGCGAAAGAATTGGGCATTGAAACCTACAAAGTGTACAATGAAGGGAGCGTTGTCGAGCTTCTTGGTGGCAAAAGGCGAGTTTTTTCGGGAGATTTTTCAACGTGGAATCCCATTGCTATGTTGGACTACTATAACATGATACGCATTTTGGATCAAATGGGAGAGGAAATCCCATTAGATCAACCATGGAAAGCACCAAAAGCCAAAGAGTGGGACAGTATGACGGTGAAAGAGTTTTTCGATAAAACATGCTggacaaattacgctaaaaaaCGAATGATACAGGTGTATAATGACGCCATGGCAGCCGAACCCAGGCAGATGTCTTTGTTGTATTACCTGTGGTACCTCAAGTCTGCTGATGGGGTTTTAAGAATTGCTGCCATTGAAAATGCTGGCCAGGAAAGGAAATTTTCTGGGGGATCTCAACAGATAAGCAACAAAATCACAGACAAGCTTGGAGATATG GTAATTTTAAACAGCCCAGTCTGTCGCCTCCAGCAAGATGCCGATCATGTGGTTGTTATGTGCGAAAATGGGAAAAGATACCAAGCAAAGTTTGTCATAAGTGCAATGCCCCAAGCTTTGTTGAATAGTGTTTCATTTGAACCACCCCTCCCTCCACTGAAAAACCAACTGATTCAAAGGATTCCAATGGGTTCTGTTATCAAGACAGTCACCTATTACAAAACAGCGTTTTGGCGTGAAAAGGGATTGAATGGTGTGCTTATATCTGATTCTAGTCCGGCTTATGTCACTGTTGATGACACCAAGCCAGATGGATCCTATCCTGCTATTATGAG TTTTATCATTGGTGATCAAGCTCTTTACTGGTGCACCAAGACTCAAGAAGAGAGAAAGCAAGCAACCTGTGAACAGTATGCCAAGGCATTTGATTCTGAAGAGGCCCTTCATCCAACTCACTACATTGACAGAAACTGGCCAGCAGAAAAGTACTCAGGAGGTTGTTATGTTAGTGTTATGCCATGTGGAGTTCTGACAAGTTTTGGTGAAGCTCTGCGTGCACCCATTGGTCGAGTTTACTTTGCAGGGACTGAAACGGCCACAGTTTGGTCAG gGTACATGGATGGTGCCGTTCAAGCGGGAGAAAGAGCTGCAAGGGAGGTGCTGCATGCAATGGGCAAAATATCTGAACAAGAGATCCATCAAACAGAGCCTCCATCAATAGATGTCCCTCCCGTGCCCTGTCAACTGACAACATTTCAGCTCTGGTTGCCAACTGTACCTGTTGTAATAGGTACAGCAACTGCAATCACAGCTTTAGTGGGGTTTGCTTCAATAAGGCATTACTTGAAATAG
- the LOC136918219 gene encoding acid ceramidase-like isoform X3, with protein sequence MELCWVFLRIALFFGAVSSFQFSDQECVTDAYPPEERKLGWEVVNLDLPADQRYNDLAEKRTPQILNLLRFVKNFTSFILHGKLFNFVDKDLGPLADTLPAPYGDEIKGLSKATGIPLGEVVLYNIFYEIFTVCTSIVAEDKTGNIFQARNLDFGLFLGWDVQNNTWMISEILRTLIVNIDYQRQEKTVFKSVTFAGYVGVISGMKPGVLTLTLNERFNIDGGYIGILEWILGKRTAKWTSFLSRDVLEKATSYEEARDMLINEEILAPVYYIIGGTKSGQGMVITRSRTKSLHPMSLDSSNGSWYVLQTNYDNWKPPFVIDDRRTPGKACMDKMGQVKASFRELYNVLSTQPVLNKLTTYTTLMHASTGTVETYIRFCKDPCFPW encoded by the exons ATGGAGCTCTGTTGGGTTTTCTTGCGGATtgcattgttttttggagcagtttcgTCGTTTCAA TTTTCAGATCAAGAATGTGTTACTGATGCTTATCCACCGGAGGAAAG GAAATTGGGCTGGGAAGTTGTGAATCTTGATCTTCCAGCAGATCAAAGATACAATGATCTTGCTGAAAAGAGAACACCACAG aTTCTCAACTTGCTGaggtttgtcaaaaatttcaCAAGTTTCATCTTGCATGGAAAGCTGTTTAACTTCGTGGACAAAGACCTT GGTCCTCTCGCAGACACCTTACCAGCTCCGTATGGAGATGAAATCAAAGGATTGTCTAAGGCCACAGGCATCCCTCTAG GTGAAGTTGTCCTGTACAACATCTTTTATGAAATTTTTACTGTTTGTACATCTATTGTTGCTGAAGACAAGACag GGAACATTTTTCAAGCACGCAATTTGGATTTTGGCCTGTTTCTTGG ATGGGATGTACAAAACAACACATGGATGATAAGTGAAATCCTCAGGACTCTCATTGTTAATATCGACTACCAG AGACAGGAAAAAACTGTTTTCAAGTCAGTAACCTTTGCAGGATATGTTGGAGTAATATCTGGAATGAAACCG GGAGTGCTCACACTTACCTTGAATGAACGTTTCAACATAGATGGTGGATATATTG GGATTTTGGAATGGATACTGGGAAAAAGAACTGCTAAGTGGACCAGTTTTCTTTCAAGAGATGTTCTTGAAAAGGCAACCAG TTATGAAGAAGCTCGTGATATGCTGATAAATGAAGAAATTCTAGCTCCAGTTTATTACATTATAGGTGGCACAAAGTCAGGACAG GGTATGGTAATAACACGTTCTCGCACCAAGAGCTTACACCCAATGAG CCTTGACTCATCAAATGGATCCTGGTACGTTCTACAGACAAATTATGACAATTGGAAGCCACCATTTGTGATAGATGATAGACGAACACCT GGCAAGGCCTGCATGGATAAAATGGGCCAGGTG aaagcATCATTTAGGGAACTTTACAATGTTCTGTCAACACAGCCAGTGCTGAACAAG CTTACAACATACACAACATTGATGCATGCCAGCACTGGTACTGTTGAGACTTACATCAGATTTTGCAAAGACCCATGTTTTCCATGGTGA